The sequence CACGGGCGGCGGCATCGTCCTCTCCCCGGCCAACCGCGACCTCATGTACCGCACCGGGGTCAGCTTCTATCTGGCAGCCGACGCCGGGCTTCTCATCGCGCGCATGCTGCGCGACCCTAATGCCGCCCAGCGTCCGGCCCTGACCCCCCTGGCACTGCACGACGAGGTGGCGGCGATCATGAGCGAACGCGAAGCCCTGTACATGGCCAGCATGGACCACATGCTCCAGGCCCACAGGAGCGTGGAGGAGCTGGTCGACGACGCGCTCGTGGCCCTGGGGCTCAAAGAGTGGGATTATTCCGAGAAAGAACGGGTGCTGGACCGCTACTAAATCCTGGCCACGGCCAGGAATACCGTGTGCAGACCGGCCACCAGAACCACGAAAACCTGGCGCGCACGCTCCCTGGTCAGACCGGGAAAGCTGTAGCCCAGATGTCCGTGAGGACAGCGGGGCAGGCAGTCCCCGCACAGGGAGCAGGTCAGGCCGGGTCGCCCTTTTTCCAGATCCAGGCGGGTCAGGGCATTGTAGCGGCACGCCCTGGAGCAGAGTCCGCACTGCGTGCAGC is a genomic window of Desulfomicrobium baculatum DSM 4028 containing:
- the aroL gene encoding shikimate kinase AroL, coding for MTSFIKKKVEVDDAAASMTFRPGQFKREPFSLQKKNIYLLGMRASGKTTVGKALAEALGCAFVDTDALVVTEAGQDIDAIVAGQGWDAFRSLEEAALSRAAELPGKVISTGGGIVLSPANRDLMYRTGVSFYLAADAGLLIARMLRDPNAAQRPALTPLALHDEVAAIMSEREALYMASMDHMLQAHRSVEELVDDALVALGLKEWDYSEKERVLDRY